A genomic stretch from Limnobacter thiooxidans includes:
- a CDS encoding BON domain-containing protein: MSLKPLFFARTRNSAISAVLVASLAAPLLGGCFVGAMAGITAGSLAAADRRTVGTQVEDRSLQLKTESAIRENFGDNVHVNATVYNRQILLTGEAPDEATRNKVEARVATLPNIRLIVNDIQVGGFISSLSARSNDAFITGKVKASLLDAQDIFANSFKVTTEAGVVYLMGLVTEREANRAASIAAGVPGVVKVVKVMEMISEAELSRLSASPNNGTAPVENGPR, encoded by the coding sequence ATGAGTCTTAAGCCCCTGTTTTTTGCCCGCACCCGGAACTCTGCAATCAGTGCCGTGTTGGTTGCTTCCCTTGCAGCACCGCTGCTCGGCGGCTGCTTCGTGGGTGCCATGGCAGGCATTACCGCAGGTTCACTGGCTGCAGCCGATCGCCGCACCGTGGGTACGCAGGTTGAAGACCGTTCATTGCAGCTCAAGACCGAAAGCGCAATCCGCGAAAACTTTGGTGACAATGTCCATGTGAATGCCACTGTATACAACCGCCAGATTTTGTTGACCGGTGAAGCCCCGGACGAAGCCACCCGCAACAAGGTTGAAGCCCGTGTTGCAACGCTCCCCAATATCCGACTGATCGTCAACGACATTCAAGTGGGTGGCTTCATCAGCTCACTGTCAGCACGCTCCAACGACGCATTCATCACCGGCAAAGTGAAAGCATCGCTGCTGGATGCACAAGACATTTTCGCCAATTCCTTCAAGGTCACCACCGAAGCAGGTGTGGTTTACCTCATGGGGCTGGTCACCGAGCGAGAGGCCAATCGCGCAGCGTCGATAGCTGCCGGAGTTCCCGGCGTGGTCAAAGTGGTGAAAGTCATGGAAATGATTTCCGAGGCTGAACTTTCCCGCCTTTCGGCCTCTCCAAACAACGGAACTGCCCCGGTCGAGAACGGACCCCGTTGA
- a CDS encoding phosphoheptose isomerase has translation MDMITRVTQQFDESIAAKQAATEELAGPIAEAIELMVNALTGGNKVLACGNGGSAADCQHFAAELVGRFERERPGLAAISLATDTSALTAIGNDYSFHEVFSKQVAAIGQPGDVLLAISTSGNSKNVQLAIEAAHARDMNIVALTGKGGGQMTQQLKEGDVHICVPHNRTARIQEIHLLAIHCICDGIDLSLLGEEENES, from the coding sequence ATGGACATGATTACACGCGTTACCCAACAATTTGACGAAAGCATTGCCGCCAAACAAGCCGCCACCGAAGAACTGGCAGGCCCCATCGCCGAAGCCATTGAGCTGATGGTGAACGCACTAACCGGTGGCAACAAGGTTTTGGCCTGCGGCAATGGTGGATCCGCTGCTGACTGCCAGCACTTTGCAGCTGAACTGGTTGGGCGCTTTGAACGTGAACGCCCTGGCCTGGCTGCCATTTCGCTGGCCACCGACACCTCGGCACTGACCGCCATCGGAAACGACTACAGTTTTCACGAAGTGTTTTCAAAGCAGGTTGCTGCCATTGGGCAACCGGGCGATGTGTTGCTGGCCATATCCACCAGCGGCAACTCGAAAAACGTACAGCTGGCCATTGAAGCCGCCCATGCACGCGACATGAATATCGTGGCACTAACTGGCAAAGGCGGTGGTCAAATGACCCAGCAACTGAAAGAAGGCGACGTGCATATTTGTGTTCCACACAACCGCACAGCCCGAATTCAGGAAATACATTTGTTGGCGATCCATTGCATTTGCGATGGCATCGACCTGAGTTTACTTGGAGAAGAAGAAAATGAGTCTTAA
- a CDS encoding YraN family protein produces MAFTPKSKVPELSGIPWTPSKSRTRKPKIPWAAPKETQLTPPSSPNEYKLAIQAQGREAETRALRLLESKGLVLIAQNHRCRCGELDLIMAHGDTAVVVEVRQRSKSLHGSALESVSTHKQSRVTRCAKLWWVQQGQRKFTHLRFDVVALESDRAPRWIQNAWQISN; encoded by the coding sequence ATGGCATTCACACCCAAATCCAAAGTTCCTGAATTGTCCGGCATTCCTTGGACCCCCAGCAAATCCCGAACACGAAAACCCAAAATTCCTTGGGCAGCGCCCAAAGAAACCCAGCTCACCCCGCCATCAAGCCCGAATGAATACAAACTCGCCATACAGGCCCAAGGCAGGGAAGCAGAAACACGGGCACTTCGCCTGTTGGAATCAAAGGGGCTTGTGCTGATTGCACAAAATCACCGGTGCCGCTGCGGCGAACTCGATCTGATCATGGCACACGGCGATACCGCCGTGGTGGTGGAAGTTCGACAGCGCAGCAAAAGCCTTCACGGCAGTGCGCTTGAAAGTGTTTCAACCCACAAACAAAGCCGTGTAACACGCTGTGCAAAGCTGTGGTGGGTACAGCAGGGTCAACGCAAATTCACTCATCTGCGTTTTGATGTGGTTGCATTGGAAAGCGACAGAGCACCGCGGTGGATACAAAATGCGTGGCAAATCAGCAACTAA
- the rsmI gene encoding 16S rRNA (cytidine(1402)-2'-O)-methyltransferase, protein MQKAGEVEMVKGVLNSDAKDETRREPSLYVVATPIGNMGDLSLRARAVLEQVDRIAAEDTRNTARMLDALGIKKPLMAHHAHNEQDSAEGILACLQRGESVGLVSDAGTPAVSDPGAVVVRRVAQAGFKVVPVPGASSVLAVVAASGLVEGPFTFRGFLPAKGKGRVDALKSWLACAEPQVVFEAPHRVMQLVDDLEAAGAGDRAMCAGRELTKQFETFYRGLGASVFEQIRNDPNAERGEWAWVIAGSSLSAADADSAQASADLDTWLVLLLAELPLKTAVAVVVKATGLAKNTVYDRALALKG, encoded by the coding sequence ATGCAGAAAGCCGGTGAAGTGGAAATGGTGAAGGGTGTCTTGAATTCTGACGCAAAGGATGAAACCCGGCGAGAACCTTCACTCTATGTGGTGGCAACGCCCATCGGCAATATGGGTGACCTAAGCCTGCGTGCGCGCGCTGTGCTTGAGCAGGTGGATCGAATTGCTGCGGAAGACACCCGAAACACAGCCCGCATGCTGGACGCCTTGGGCATTAAAAAACCCTTGATGGCGCACCATGCCCACAACGAGCAGGACAGTGCCGAGGGCATTCTGGCCTGCCTGCAGCGGGGTGAATCCGTGGGCTTGGTCAGCGACGCGGGAACACCTGCTGTTTCCGACCCTGGCGCAGTGGTGGTTCGCCGTGTAGCGCAGGCTGGTTTCAAGGTGGTGCCCGTACCCGGTGCCAGCAGTGTACTGGCGGTGGTGGCAGCCAGTGGTTTGGTGGAAGGCCCTTTCACCTTCCGGGGGTTTTTGCCCGCGAAGGGCAAGGGGCGTGTGGATGCCCTGAAAAGCTGGCTAGCCTGTGCCGAGCCCCAGGTTGTTTTTGAAGCGCCGCACCGGGTGATGCAACTGGTGGATGACCTGGAGGCCGCGGGTGCAGGCGACCGCGCCATGTGCGCGGGGCGAGAGTTGACCAAGCAGTTCGAGACGTTTTACCGGGGTTTGGGCGCCAGTGTTTTTGAACAGATTCGCAACGACCCAAATGCCGAGCGGGGCGAATGGGCCTGGGTGATCGCGGGTTCTTCCTTATCTGCAGCGGATGCTGATTCCGCCCAGGCCAGTGCGGACCTGGACACCTGGCTTGTGTTGCTGCTGGCGGAGCTGCCTTTGAAAACCGCAGTGGCGGTGGTGGTGAAGGCCACTGGCTTGGCCAAGAACACGGTGTATGACAGAGCGCTGGCGCTGAAAGGCTGA
- the dksA gene encoding RNA polymerase-binding protein DksA: MTTEKTPLITEKQLLAMKEDDYMNEVQLAFFRQRLQDMEKELLANAGETTEHLRETVVVPDPADRATIEEEHALELRTRDRERKLLKKVQQSLQKIDAGDYGWCEETGDPIGVPRLLARPTATLSLEAQQRRELKQRMYGD; the protein is encoded by the coding sequence ATGACCACTGAAAAGACGCCCCTCATCACCGAGAAGCAATTGCTCGCGATGAAAGAAGACGATTACATGAACGAGGTGCAGCTTGCCTTTTTTCGCCAGCGTTTGCAGGACATGGAAAAAGAACTCCTGGCCAACGCAGGAGAAACCACAGAACACCTGCGTGAAACCGTGGTTGTTCCTGACCCCGCCGACCGCGCAACCATCGAAGAAGAGCATGCACTTGAACTTCGCACACGCGACCGTGAACGCAAACTGCTGAAGAAAGTGCAACAGTCTTTGCAGAAAATTGATGCGGGTGACTACGGCTGGTGCGAAGAAACTGGCGACCCGATTGGTGTGCCACGCCTGCTGGCCCGCCCAACCGCCACGCTGTCACTGGAAGCGCAGCAGCGCCGGGAATTGAAGCAGCGCATGTACGGGGACTGA
- a CDS encoding CobW family GTP-binding protein, protein MNKPAHNMIPVTILTGFLGSGKTTLLNRILKENHGMKIAVIENEFGEEGVDNDLLMQNDQENIVEMNNGCLCCTVRGDLVRILGEMAAKRLAGTIKFDRVVIETTGMADPGPVAQTFFVDDLVAESFILDAVITVVDAKHGMQQLDEHREIQQQVGFADRILLSKTDLCTEDDVTALKRRLVKMNARAEMMISEFGVAPIDKLLDVRGFNLNSILDIAPDFLDEDKHTHNDEIQSFVFKSTKAFDGQKFEEFMGSVTQVYGPDMLRYKGILNIKASDRRALFQGVHMLMGLDWGRKWEPSEKKESKIVFIGRKLPKEFITQGLELCLAR, encoded by the coding sequence ATGAACAAGCCCGCCCACAACATGATTCCCGTCACCATCCTTACAGGCTTTCTGGGCAGCGGTAAAACCACCCTGCTGAACCGCATCCTCAAGGAAAACCACGGCATGAAAATCGCCGTGATTGAAAACGAGTTCGGTGAAGAGGGTGTCGACAACGACCTGCTGATGCAAAACGACCAGGAAAACATTGTTGAAATGAACAACGGCTGCCTGTGCTGCACCGTTCGTGGCGACCTGGTGCGCATTCTTGGCGAAATGGCAGCAAAACGCTTGGCCGGCACCATCAAGTTCGACCGCGTAGTCATTGAAACCACTGGCATGGCCGACCCTGGCCCCGTGGCGCAGACCTTTTTCGTGGATGACCTGGTGGCTGAAAGCTTCATCCTTGACGCGGTCATTACCGTGGTGGATGCCAAACACGGCATGCAGCAACTGGACGAGCACCGTGAAATTCAGCAGCAGGTGGGTTTTGCAGACCGCATTCTGCTGTCCAAGACCGACCTGTGCACCGAAGACGATGTCACCGCGTTGAAACGTCGCCTGGTTAAGATGAATGCCCGCGCCGAAATGATGATTTCCGAGTTTGGCGTGGCACCAATCGACAAATTGCTGGACGTGCGCGGCTTCAACCTGAATTCGATCCTGGACATTGCGCCCGATTTTTTGGACGAAGACAAACACACCCACAACGATGAAATTCAAAGCTTCGTGTTCAAAAGCACCAAGGCTTTTGACGGGCAGAAATTTGAAGAATTCATGGGCTCCGTGACCCAGGTTTACGGCCCCGACATGCTGCGTTACAAAGGTATTTTGAATATCAAGGCCAGCGACCGACGCGCGCTTTTTCAAGGTGTGCACATGCTCATGGGCCTGGACTGGGGCAGAAAATGGGAACCCAGCGAGAAAAAAGAAAGTAAAATTGTGTTTATTGGGCGTAAACTCCCCAAGGAATTTATCACCCAAGGGTTAGAGCTTTGTTTAGCCCGATAG
- a CDS encoding MBL fold metallo-hydrolase, with amino-acid sequence MGIERLFEPPVLGQPTPVAPGVLWLRLPLPFALDHINVWLIEEENQYTLVDCGAGLPDVAAMWEEIEQTLFVRKPLGRIICTHAHPDHIGMAGPLARRHGVHVHMSTGEYFMARGLCANLPGFDGNTLANFMASHGLVNEKKADETLEARGGMFSRLVPEPPLNYQRIQHGDHIDIGGHAWRCLAGFGHSPEHISLVCESLDLMISGDMLLPTISTNVSVYGIEPEGNPLALFLKSVQDMARLPNTLTVLPSHGVPFKGVHDRCAQLLRHHEHRLSELLDAMKEKSLTARQAISVLFRREMDGHQMSFAMGEAIAHLHYLWYKGVVKRSNVEGLWTFQAV; translated from the coding sequence ATGGGAATTGAACGCCTGTTTGAACCGCCCGTCCTGGGCCAGCCAACCCCCGTGGCACCCGGGGTGCTTTGGCTGCGTCTGCCCCTGCCTTTTGCACTTGACCACATCAATGTGTGGCTGATCGAGGAAGAAAACCAGTACACCCTGGTTGACTGCGGTGCAGGCCTGCCCGACGTGGCAGCCATGTGGGAAGAAATCGAACAAACCCTGTTTGTGCGCAAGCCTTTGGGGCGAATCATCTGCACCCACGCCCACCCGGACCACATCGGCATGGCCGGCCCGCTGGCCCGTCGCCACGGCGTGCATGTGCACATGTCAACAGGCGAATATTTCATGGCGCGGGGCCTGTGCGCCAACCTGCCCGGCTTTGACGGCAACACCCTGGCCAACTTCATGGCCAGCCACGGCCTGGTCAACGAGAAAAAAGCAGACGAAACCCTGGAAGCCCGTGGCGGCATGTTCTCCCGCCTGGTGCCCGAGCCACCCTTGAACTACCAGCGCATTCAACACGGCGACCACATTGACATTGGTGGCCACGCATGGCGTTGCCTCGCAGGTTTTGGGCACAGCCCGGAACACATCAGCCTGGTGTGTGAAAGCCTTGACCTCATGATCAGCGGCGACATGCTGCTGCCCACCATTTCAACCAATGTCAGCGTGTACGGTATCGAGCCCGAGGGCAACCCGTTGGCGCTGTTCCTGAAATCAGTGCAAGACATGGCCCGACTGCCCAACACACTGACTGTTCTGCCCTCACACGGCGTGCCTTTCAAAGGCGTTCACGACCGCTGTGCCCAATTGCTGCGCCACCACGAACACCGCTTGAGTGAACTGCTAGACGCAATGAAGGAAAAATCACTGACCGCCCGGCAAGCCATCAGCGTGCTGTTCAGGCGCGAAATGGATGGCCACCAAATGAGCTTTGCGATGGGCGAAGCCATCGCCCACCTGCATTACCTGTGGTACAAAGGCGTGGTGAAACGCAGCAATGTGGAAGGCCTGTGGACCTTTCAAGCGGTTTAA
- a CDS encoding isovaleryl-CoA dehydrogenase: protein MLNLPGLQFDLGEDIDALRDAVQTFAQAEIAPLAAEMDKTDQFPMHLWRKMGDMGLLGLTVEEELGGSGMGYLAHIVAMEEISRASASVALSYGAHSNLCVNQIRNNGNDWQRKQFLPKLISGEHIGALAMSEPNAGSDVVSMQLRADKKGDKYVLNGNKMWITNGPDADVLVVYAKTDLAAGPRGITAFLIEKGFKGFSIAQKLDKLGMRGSHTGELVFEDCEVPETHVLGNVGRGVNVLMSGLDFERAVLSGGPLGIMAAAMDVVVPYVHDRKQFGQSIGEFQLIQGKLADMYSTMMATRAYVYQVGKACDKATPETLRSLRKDCAGAILYAAEKATWMAGESIQILGGNGYINEYPCGRLWRDAKLYEIGAGTSEIRRMLIGRELFSETL, encoded by the coding sequence ATGTTGAATTTGCCCGGACTTCAGTTCGATCTTGGAGAAGACATCGACGCTTTGCGCGATGCAGTACAAACCTTTGCCCAGGCTGAAATTGCCCCGTTGGCGGCAGAAATGGACAAAACAGACCAATTTCCCATGCATTTGTGGCGAAAAATGGGTGACATGGGCCTGCTGGGCTTAACCGTGGAAGAGGAGTTGGGTGGCAGCGGCATGGGCTACCTCGCCCACATTGTGGCCATGGAGGAAATTTCCCGCGCCAGTGCATCTGTGGCCTTGAGCTACGGTGCGCATTCCAACCTGTGCGTGAACCAGATCCGCAACAATGGCAACGACTGGCAGCGCAAACAGTTCCTGCCCAAACTGATTTCAGGCGAGCACATTGGTGCCTTGGCCATGAGCGAACCCAATGCTGGTTCAGACGTTGTCAGCATGCAATTGCGGGCTGACAAAAAGGGCGACAAGTATGTGCTGAACGGCAACAAAATGTGGATCACCAACGGCCCCGATGCCGATGTGCTGGTGGTCTATGCCAAAACTGACCTGGCGGCCGGGCCCCGTGGCATCACAGCTTTCCTGATCGAAAAAGGGTTCAAGGGTTTTTCAATCGCCCAGAAACTGGACAAGCTGGGCATGCGGGGCAGCCACACTGGTGAGCTGGTGTTTGAAGATTGCGAAGTGCCTGAAACCCACGTGTTAGGGAATGTGGGTCGGGGTGTGAATGTGCTGATGAGCGGGCTCGACTTTGAACGCGCTGTGTTGTCGGGCGGCCCACTGGGCATCATGGCAGCGGCCATGGATGTGGTGGTGCCCTATGTGCATGACCGCAAGCAGTTTGGCCAAAGCATTGGCGAATTCCAGTTGATTCAGGGCAAGCTGGCCGACATGTATTCCACCATGATGGCTACCCGCGCTTATGTTTACCAGGTAGGCAAAGCCTGCGACAAGGCCACGCCCGAAACACTTCGCAGCCTGCGCAAGGATTGCGCCGGCGCAATTCTGTATGCGGCTGAAAAAGCCACCTGGATGGCGGGCGAGTCCATTCAGATTCTGGGCGGTAACGGTTACATCAACGAATACCCCTGTGGCCGCTTGTGGCGCGACGCCAAGCTCTATGAAATTGGCGCAGGAACCAGCGAAATTCGCCGCATGCTGATTGGCCGCGAGCTGTTTTCAGAAACCCTGTAG
- the aceK gene encoding bifunctional isocitrate dehydrogenase kinase/phosphatase: MSSQPLDLKTLEEDLGELSETSHLSEDEERELSKKVASDLLAGFDKHYRLFRYCAQQTKKLFEEGDWHLIQQLARDRIDFYDERVKEAVDLLRRNYGSLLMSESVWAKIKTRFVTYLVDHKQPELAETFFNSAVTKILHRDYYHNRFLFVRPAVSTDYVESDPPSYRSYYPANPKSGGLRTTLRSLIADFSLNAEFVDLERDLRYVVHAARQLMPRPIKVDPDCQIQVLSSLFFRNKGAYIIGKFINANMPQPFAIPILRDSSGKLYLDTVLFNVQQIATLFSFTRAYFLVDMETPGAYVQFLRTLLPNKPKAEMYTMLGLQKQGKTMFYRDFLHHLKHSHDEFIVAPGIKGLVMAVFTLPSYPYVFKLIKDKIAPSKEIDCAGVMRKYQLVKEHDRVGRMADTWEYSHVGLPLNRFSQELIEHLKDTCESSLSFEDDTVVIKHVYIERRMTPLNIYLQQGTDAEVEHGITEYGNAIKQLAAANIFPGDMLFKNFGVTRLGRVVFYDYDEIEYMTDCNFRRIPEAPNPEAEMSSEPWYTVGPKDVFPEEFGHFLLGDRRVRKAFLSRHRDLLEYEFWQERKDRIGKGHIEDIFPYSEAIRFTNRFIRKT; this comes from the coding sequence ATGAGCAGCCAGCCCCTGGACCTGAAAACCCTCGAAGAAGACCTTGGTGAACTTAGCGAAACCAGCCATTTGAGCGAGGACGAAGAGCGTGAGCTGTCCAAAAAAGTGGCGTCTGACCTGTTGGCTGGTTTTGACAAGCACTACCGCTTGTTTCGCTATTGCGCGCAGCAAACCAAGAAGCTGTTTGAAGAAGGCGATTGGCATTTGATCCAGCAACTGGCGCGCGACCGGATTGATTTTTACGATGAGCGTGTGAAGGAGGCCGTGGACCTGTTGCGGCGCAATTATGGTTCGCTGCTGATGTCGGAATCGGTCTGGGCGAAAATCAAGACCCGGTTTGTGACCTATCTGGTGGACCACAAGCAGCCCGAGCTGGCGGAAACTTTCTTCAATTCCGCAGTGACCAAGATTCTTCACCGCGACTATTATCACAATCGGTTTTTGTTTGTTCGCCCGGCTGTCAGCACCGATTATGTGGAAAGCGACCCCCCTTCCTACCGCAGTTACTACCCGGCCAATCCAAAAAGCGGTGGACTGAGAACCACGCTGAGAAGCCTGATTGCCGATTTTTCGTTGAATGCAGAATTTGTGGACCTGGAGCGTGACCTGCGCTACGTGGTGCATGCAGCGCGGCAACTGATGCCCCGGCCCATCAAGGTGGACCCGGATTGCCAAATTCAAGTGCTGTCCAGCCTGTTTTTCCGCAACAAGGGCGCCTACATCATTGGCAAGTTCATCAATGCCAACATGCCCCAGCCCTTCGCCATTCCAATTTTGCGGGATTCTTCCGGCAAGTTGTACCTGGACACGGTGTTGTTCAACGTCCAGCAAATTGCGACCCTGTTCAGTTTCACGCGGGCTTACTTTCTGGTGGACATGGAAACGCCCGGTGCCTATGTGCAGTTTCTGCGTACCTTGTTGCCCAACAAGCCCAAGGCCGAGATGTACACCATGCTGGGTTTGCAAAAGCAGGGTAAAACGATGTTTTACCGTGACTTTCTGCACCATTTGAAACACTCGCACGATGAGTTTATCGTGGCTCCCGGTATCAAGGGTTTGGTGATGGCGGTGTTTACCTTGCCGTCTTACCCGTATGTGTTCAAGTTGATCAAGGACAAAATTGCGCCTTCCAAGGAAATCGACTGTGCCGGGGTCATGCGCAAATACCAATTGGTGAAAGAGCACGACCGGGTTGGCCGAATGGCCGACACCTGGGAATACAGCCACGTGGGTTTGCCGTTGAACCGTTTCTCTCAGGAGTTGATCGAGCACCTGAAGGACACGTGTGAAAGCTCGCTGTCTTTCGAAGACGACACGGTGGTGATCAAGCATGTTTACATTGAACGGCGGATGACCCCGTTGAATATTTACCTGCAGCAGGGAACCGATGCGGAAGTGGAACATGGCATTACGGAGTATGGCAACGCCATCAAGCAGTTGGCCGCAGCCAATATTTTCCCAGGCGACATGCTGTTCAAGAACTTCGGTGTGACCCGTTTGGGCCGTGTGGTGTTCTACGACTACGATGAAATTGAATACATGACGGATTGCAACTTCCGCCGCATTCCGGAAGCGCCCAACCCAGAGGCTGAAATGTCATCCGAGCCTTGGTACACCGTGGGGCCGAAGGATGTATTCCCGGAGGAGTTCGGGCACTTCCTGCTGGGTGACCGGCGGGTACGCAAGGCGTTTCTGAGCCGGCATCGGGATTTGCTGGAATATGAGTTCTGGCAAGAGCGAAAAGACCGGATTGGCAAAGGGCACATCGAGGATATCTTCCCCTATTCCGAGGCGATACGCTTTACCAACCGGTTCATCAGGAAAACCTGA
- a CDS encoding OmpP1/FadL family transporter yields the protein MNTLKLSLATLLALSFTAAHATNGYFSHGYGTKSKGRGGVSLAISDDTMAGATNPALFADLNNRIDAGFDAFVPRRGAERTNGPLGQFNFNERSDRNLFIIPDFGMSKKLSQKLTVGVTVYGNGGLNTDYQEGDSTACVNNLPTARGNPFCGQGSAGVNLEQLVIAPTLAYRLNENHAFGFSPLFVYQRFYAEGLQLFGTLGYSSDANRLTNEGTSTSNGRGYRVGYFGTFGSLQVGAAYSPRVDMNKFDEYAGLFAGQGDFDIPTNYGVGVSWRPTRKLMLAADVTKIKFSEVPAVGNSSRTAAPLCNCLGDENGPGFGWRDVTVKKLGLEYQATRNLLLRAGYNKGDNPVTEENVTFNILAPGVVTKHYTLGATYRLSEATEISGHYMRAPTVRVRGESALPLPGLRESIDMEQESLSVSVGFNY from the coding sequence ATGAACACACTAAAACTCAGCCTGGCCACTTTGTTGGCCCTGTCTTTTACAGCAGCGCACGCCACCAATGGTTATTTCTCGCATGGTTATGGCACCAAGTCCAAGGGTCGCGGGGGCGTTTCCCTGGCCATTTCGGATGACACCATGGCGGGTGCAACCAACCCGGCCTTGTTTGCCGATTTGAACAATCGGATTGATGCGGGCTTCGACGCTTTTGTACCCAGGCGTGGTGCAGAGCGTACCAATGGCCCGTTGGGGCAGTTTAATTTTAACGAGCGCAGCGACCGCAACCTGTTCATCATTCCTGACTTCGGGATGAGTAAAAAACTCAGTCAAAAACTGACTGTGGGCGTAACTGTGTACGGCAACGGTGGCTTGAATACGGATTACCAGGAAGGGGACAGCACGGCCTGTGTGAACAACCTGCCGACGGCGCGTGGTAACCCGTTTTGTGGCCAGGGGTCAGCGGGCGTGAACCTGGAGCAGTTGGTGATTGCACCCACGCTGGCCTACCGTTTGAATGAAAACCACGCATTCGGATTTTCACCCCTGTTTGTTTATCAGCGTTTTTACGCGGAAGGGCTGCAGCTGTTCGGCACGCTGGGTTACAGCAGCGACGCCAACCGCTTGACCAACGAGGGCACCAGCACCAGCAATGGGCGTGGTTACCGGGTGGGGTACTTCGGCACCTTTGGCAGTTTGCAGGTGGGGGCAGCCTATTCGCCCCGTGTGGACATGAACAAGTTTGATGAATACGCGGGGCTGTTTGCCGGGCAAGGTGATTTCGACATTCCTACGAATTACGGTGTGGGGGTTTCGTGGCGCCCCACCCGCAAGTTGATGCTTGCCGCCGATGTGACCAAGATCAAGTTCAGTGAAGTGCCGGCGGTGGGCAATTCCAGCCGGACTGCCGCCCCGTTGTGCAACTGCCTGGGCGATGAAAATGGACCAGGCTTTGGCTGGCGTGACGTGACAGTGAAAAAGTTGGGCCTGGAGTACCAAGCAACCCGAAACTTGTTGCTGCGGGCGGGTTACAACAAGGGTGACAACCCGGTTACTGAAGAGAATGTGACATTCAACATTCTTGCGCCGGGTGTGGTCACCAAGCATTACACCTTGGGAGCCACTTATCGTTTGAGTGAGGCCACCGAAATTTCCGGGCACTACATGCGTGCACCAACCGTGCGGGTTCGCGGGGAATCGGCTTTGCCGTTGCCCGGTTTGCGCGAGTCGATTGATATGGAACAGGAATCGCTGAGCGTGTCGGTGGGATTCAACTACTGA
- a CDS encoding nitroreductase: MEFLDTLKNRHSVRAFAPTPVPEDVLERLLQQAALSPSWSNTHPYRIAVATGDVLESLRTELYARFQETIKLQRGGKLAQIKGLITRNKGIPDGDVKPVVNYPKDLQARRVECGKGLYGVLGVARNDLKARDQAMAENFRLFGAPAAAFVFVHEGVGIYSALDAGIFLQSLMLAATNEGLGTCAQGALGLFRSPLDKHFDIPKQYKLLCGVAIGYELDVPVNKFQPEKIAASELMLPTRR; this comes from the coding sequence ATGGAATTTCTTGACACATTGAAAAACCGCCACAGCGTTCGTGCCTTTGCACCCACGCCTGTGCCCGAAGACGTGCTGGAACGGCTACTTCAACAGGCTGCACTGTCACCAAGTTGGTCAAACACACACCCCTACAGAATTGCTGTGGCCACGGGCGATGTGCTGGAAAGTCTGCGTACCGAACTGTATGCGCGTTTTCAGGAAACCATCAAATTGCAACGCGGCGGCAAGCTGGCCCAGATCAAGGGATTGATTACCCGCAACAAGGGCATTCCAGACGGGGATGTGAAGCCGGTTGTGAACTACCCCAAAGACCTTCAAGCCCGCCGGGTGGAATGTGGCAAGGGCCTGTACGGTGTATTGGGTGTGGCGCGTAACGATCTGAAGGCCCGCGACCAAGCCATGGCCGAGAACTTCCGCCTGTTTGGTGCCCCAGCCGCTGCGTTTGTGTTTGTCCACGAAGGGGTAGGTATTTACAGTGCATTGGATGCAGGTATTTTTCTGCAAAGCCTGATGCTGGCTGCCACCAATGAAGGCTTGGGTACCTGCGCGCAAGGCGCACTGGGCCTGTTCCGCTCGCCGCTGGACAAGCACTTCGACATTCCAAAGCAATACAAGCTGCTGTGTGGCGTTGCGATTGGCTATGAACTTGATGTGCCGGTGAACAAGTTTCAGCCAGAGAAAATTGCGGCGAGCGAGTTGATGCTACCGACTCGGCGTTGA